Proteins co-encoded in one Methyloterricola oryzae genomic window:
- a CDS encoding Rieske (2Fe-2S) protein, whose amino-acid sequence MAYETVCKQSLIAEGELVPCMLDGKEIVIMWPDGGEPKAYDARCPHEGVSLGRGDFNGRILYCIAHGWVFDGRNGTCLQPEGWQMKEYPLRIQDGMVQVDLAA is encoded by the coding sequence ATGGCCTATGAAACTGTCTGCAAACAAAGCCTGATTGCCGAAGGAGAACTGGTACCCTGCATGCTCGACGGCAAGGAAATCGTCATCATGTGGCCGGATGGCGGCGAGCCCAAGGCCTACGATGCCCGCTGCCCCCACGAGGGTGTTTCCCTGGGCCGCGGCGACTTCAACGGCAGGATACTCTACTGCATTGCCCACGGCTGGGTATTCGACGGCCGCAACGGTACCTGCCTGCAGCCAGAGGGCTGGCAGATGAAGGAATACCCCCTGCGCATTCAAGACGGCATGGTGCAGGTCGATCTCGCCGCTTAG
- a CDS encoding glycosyltransferase — protein MAKIIKVLLVGGAVGTLRTQIVVKYLLDHCDEYAVTFSNDNFYQPRFEQTTRLTRWLGKTLLFLRKPVSLCSLFLKIWFCDVVYLLPMNHGWILRILLANAIWKKPIITDHYISLYETGVDREQYKSPRSLKAMYHRLLDRLGIEQSTRVIYITRDDAVQFSKSVNAKLNPATIRVVPICTAWKPLADPSPSSTFRVCWWGTWIPLHGLENILEAAAILAREGVDFHLELLGTASKARFRYAKLIEELELGQHVAIHCDKTFLDGGLQAYLRDNCDLALGIFGNSPKARRGIPNKIIDAFAMKLPVLAMDTDGCREFIDPQNEMFVSGNHPAEIAEAIRQIINDPVERKRRAERGYERFRQTFTAGAYERQIDAIIREVVTEKAA, from the coding sequence ATGGCAAAGATAATCAAGGTCCTGTTGGTAGGGGGAGCCGTTGGCACGCTCCGCACGCAGATCGTTGTCAAATATCTGTTGGATCATTGCGACGAATACGCGGTCACCTTCTCCAACGACAATTTTTACCAACCGCGGTTTGAGCAGACAACCCGATTGACCAGGTGGCTGGGCAAAACCCTGCTTTTTCTGCGTAAGCCGGTCAGTTTGTGTTCTTTGTTCCTCAAGATCTGGTTTTGCGACGTAGTCTACCTTTTGCCCATGAATCACGGTTGGATACTGCGGATTCTCCTAGCAAATGCGATTTGGAAAAAACCAATCATCACCGATCACTACATCTCCTTGTATGAAACAGGGGTCGATCGCGAGCAGTATAAGAGCCCACGCTCTCTGAAAGCGATGTATCACCGACTCCTGGATCGCCTCGGCATTGAACAGTCAACCCGAGTTATCTATATCACCAGGGATGACGCCGTACAATTTTCAAAGTCGGTCAATGCAAAGCTGAATCCGGCCACGATACGCGTGGTTCCCATCTGCACTGCATGGAAGCCCTTGGCAGATCCGAGTCCTTCCAGCACCTTCCGGGTCTGCTGGTGGGGAACCTGGATTCCCCTGCATGGGCTGGAGAACATCCTGGAGGCGGCGGCCATCCTAGCCAGGGAAGGCGTTGATTTCCATCTGGAACTGCTCGGTACGGCGAGCAAGGCGCGCTTTCGGTATGCAAAGCTCATCGAGGAACTTGAACTGGGCCAGCACGTCGCGATTCATTGCGACAAGACCTTCCTGGACGGTGGATTGCAGGCCTATTTGCGCGATAACTGCGACTTGGCTTTAGGCATTTTCGGCAATTCACCCAAGGCGCGGCGCGGAATACCTAACAAGATCATCGACGCCTTTGCCATGAAACTCCCGGTCCTGGCGATGGATACCGACGGCTGCCGGGAGTTCATCGATCCCCAGAATGAGATGTTTGTCAGCGGCAATCATCCGGCCGAGATCGCCGAGGCGATCCGTCAGATCATCAACGACCCGGTCGAGCGGAAACGACGGGCGGAGCGGGGCTATGAGCGCTTTCGGCAGACATTCACTGCCGGGGCTTACGAGCGGCAGATCGATGCCATTATTCGGGAAGTGGTAACCGAAAAAGCAGCTTAG
- a CDS encoding DUF1289 domain-containing protein, with protein sequence MQDKHPPIESPCVRNCCLNEDNVCLGCFRTVAEIMEWGPASGDERRSILVKAMRRRHVYHLERLKAQSTLWRLLSPAPKNDRPEA encoded by the coding sequence ATGCAAGACAAACACCCTCCCATTGAATCACCCTGCGTCAGGAACTGCTGCCTCAATGAGGACAATGTCTGCCTGGGTTGTTTTCGCACCGTGGCAGAAATCATGGAATGGGGACCCGCCTCGGGTGACGAGCGTCGCAGTATTCTGGTCAAGGCCATGCGCCGGCGGCACGTTTATCACCTGGAGCGTCTTAAGGCGCAAAGTACCCTATGGCGGCTGTTGTCTCCAGCCCCAAAAAATGACCGGCCGGAGGCCTGA
- a CDS encoding two-component system response regulator yields MSDTIGLTPNPLGNVLVVDDNSANLRVLEGLLRNEGYRVRLAIDGELALSAVAAEAPDIILLDVRMPGMDGREVCRRLKSDSATRDIPVIFISALQDLQEKLAAFQAGGIDYIVKPFHAEEVLSRLRTQMELLAARRAEKEFSARLEVLVAERTAELEQANRHLAQQARWEQVLSELTKLALGSGSLDAFLPEALRLLNEKLEWRGPESHNLILLAPDHAAQDCLWVSSGIGPSPSTQRACQHTSMADCVCLQRLQAGTYLVDAAERIPCESLRNLGSPSLPSYWVPLHGPDRILGALVHYLPADRNKMPLSPHEDSFMGRLSEVLSLAITRCLADQKLTRQATHDELTGLPNRRMFERNLQAELARPAVMDNRGAVVFLDLDHFKHVNDALGHEVGDELMRQIGERLSRVCRHPMTLARWGGDEFLLMLPGQPGGEAGLRRRVMGLSETVREELTRPFEVRGNDIRLGFGLGVAFFPADGVGFQELVKRADTAMYHAKRQGLNQISFFEPSMQADAENALALERDLRKGISNGEFVLYYQPQVDQDGVVIGIEALLRWPRPSGVMTPPDVFIPIAEETGLILRLGEWVLREGALRFAGLLQAEDISPEVRLSVNISPQQIHDPHFVAMVNRVLDETGLPPERLQFEVTENVLMNGLEQVVRVMDELTARGIQLSIDDFGTGYSSLSYLRRLPLYQLKIDKSFVIGLHENPNDAAIVTSIINMATNLSLDTVAEGVETIQELVFLRDAGCSCFQGYLFSRPIPWQDVVPILRRGYIQVPGVGPLAD; encoded by the coding sequence ATGTCGGACACCATTGGCTTGACACCAAACCCCTTGGGTAACGTGCTTGTCGTGGACGACAATTCTGCCAATCTGCGCGTGCTGGAAGGCCTTCTGCGAAACGAGGGCTATCGGGTCCGATTGGCGATAGACGGTGAATTGGCCCTGTCCGCGGTAGCGGCCGAAGCTCCCGATATTATTTTGCTGGACGTCCGCATGCCGGGAATGGACGGACGGGAAGTATGCCGTCGCCTCAAATCGGATTCCGCGACTCGCGACATACCTGTCATCTTCATCAGTGCCCTGCAGGATCTGCAAGAGAAGCTGGCTGCATTCCAGGCAGGTGGTATCGACTACATTGTCAAACCTTTTCATGCCGAAGAGGTACTCAGCCGGCTGAGGACGCAGATGGAACTGCTGGCCGCGCGGCGCGCCGAAAAGGAGTTCAGCGCTCGCCTGGAGGTGCTGGTTGCGGAACGGACTGCGGAACTGGAACAAGCAAACCGGCATCTTGCCCAGCAGGCCCGCTGGGAGCAAGTTCTGAGCGAGTTGACCAAACTGGCCTTGGGCAGCGGGTCCTTGGACGCGTTCCTGCCAGAGGCGCTCAGGCTGCTCAATGAAAAGTTGGAGTGGCGGGGGCCCGAAAGCCACAATCTCATTCTACTCGCGCCGGATCACGCCGCGCAGGACTGCTTATGGGTGTCTAGCGGAATTGGTCCATCGCCGAGCACTCAGCGCGCTTGTCAGCATACATCGATGGCGGATTGCGTCTGCCTTCAACGCTTGCAAGCGGGGACATACCTGGTTGACGCGGCGGAGCGCATTCCCTGTGAATCCCTTCGCAACCTTGGATCTCCCAGTCTACCCAGTTACTGGGTACCGTTGCATGGCCCTGACCGGATTCTGGGTGCCCTTGTGCATTACCTTCCGGCGGACCGCAACAAGATGCCCTTATCACCGCACGAGGACTCCTTCATGGGGCGCTTGAGCGAGGTGCTGTCCCTGGCAATCACCCGTTGCCTGGCAGACCAGAAGCTTACCCGTCAGGCAACCCACGACGAACTGACGGGACTGCCCAATCGTCGGATGTTCGAACGGAATCTCCAGGCTGAACTGGCGCGTCCTGCTGTGATGGACAATCGGGGAGCCGTGGTTTTCCTGGATCTTGACCACTTCAAGCACGTCAACGATGCCTTGGGGCATGAGGTAGGGGACGAGTTGATGCGCCAGATCGGCGAGCGCTTGTCCAGGGTATGCCGACATCCAATGACATTGGCACGCTGGGGGGGCGATGAGTTCCTCCTGATGCTGCCTGGGCAGCCTGGTGGTGAGGCGGGTTTGCGACGGCGGGTCATGGGATTGTCGGAGACCGTTCGGGAGGAACTGACCCGACCTTTCGAAGTCAGGGGTAATGACATCCGCCTTGGTTTCGGTCTCGGCGTCGCATTTTTCCCAGCGGATGGGGTTGGCTTCCAGGAACTGGTCAAGCGCGCGGATACGGCCATGTACCATGCCAAGCGACAGGGACTGAACCAGATCAGCTTTTTCGAGCCATCCATGCAAGCCGATGCGGAGAATGCCCTGGCTTTGGAGCGCGACCTGCGCAAAGGGATCAGCAACGGCGAATTTGTGCTGTACTATCAGCCGCAGGTGGACCAGGACGGGGTGGTCATCGGCATCGAGGCGCTACTGCGGTGGCCGCGGCCCTCCGGGGTCATGACTCCGCCGGATGTGTTCATTCCCATTGCCGAGGAGACCGGACTGATATTGCGGCTCGGGGAATGGGTGCTGCGCGAGGGCGCCTTGCGCTTCGCCGGCCTGCTGCAGGCGGAGGACATTTCCCCGGAGGTGCGACTCAGTGTCAATATCAGCCCGCAGCAGATCCACGATCCTCACTTCGTGGCCATGGTGAACCGTGTGCTGGACGAAACCGGCCTCCCGCCTGAGCGGCTGCAGTTCGAGGTGACGGAAAACGTGCTGATGAATGGCCTGGAGCAGGTGGTCAGAGTCATGGACGAATTGACGGCGCGTGGCATTCAGTTGTCCATCGACGACTTCGGCACCGGCTATTCCTCCTTATCCTATTTGAGGAGGTTGCCACTCTACCAATTGAAGATCGATAAATCGTTCGTCATTGGTTTGCATGAGAATCCCAACGACGCGGCGATTGTGACGTCCATCATCAATATGGCGACCAATCTCAGCCTGGACACTGTCGCCGAGGGTGTTGAGACCATACAGGAACTCGTATTCCTGCGGGATGCGGGCTGCTCGTGCTTTCAAGGTTATCTGTTCTCCCGCCCGATTCCCTGGCAGGATGTGGTTCCCATTCTGCGGCGCGGCTACATTCAGGTTCCCGGGGTCGGGCCCCTCGCAGACTAA
- a CDS encoding methyl-accepting chemotaxis protein: MKVRDQIVGGFAMVIALMVLSIAFGLWKMSQIQDRLDDINNDKFKKTMAINTLLDQAREEGIALRNLFITDDPAINQEMADRFPTVRQKFDEHETFLRENVKTPQGKEYLRKVADLKIQMRRATDEALRLALQNKNAEAINVFWNKVRAPSREMIKVLDEFLEQQSSLVDQAYADASSAYQSAFVWVVVLGLLAVAVAIASGLLIARNIMTSLGCEPSEAAEYARRMAAGDISMNIDTVGKDSASMVVAVRALIDVLQEFAREQKRMWDQHAAGMIDEVIPADKFQGAYRQMAQDINDLVASHIAVKMRVVEVVKQYAEGDFSVDMDRLPGKKAQITAAVDGVKASLQAMHAEIMRMVEAAVAGQLSNRADASKFKHSFKEMMDGFNRTLDAVIGPLNMAAENIERIARGDIPPKITASYNGDFNAIKNNLNVAIESINALVADAQMLSRAGVEGKLATRADASKHHGDYRKIVQGVNDTLDAIVGPVEEVVRVLGALSHGDLTQKITANYQGTFAQLRDDANRTVEHLSASVQAIREATDAINTASQEIATGNADLSQRTEQQASSLEETASSMEELASTVRQNADNAKQANQMAVAASDVAVRGGDVVQQVVGTMSAINESSRKIVDIISVIDGIAFQTNILALNAAVEAARAGEQGRGFAVVAGEVRNLAQRSAAAAKEIKMLIGDSVEKVEDGANLVSEAGRTMDEIVSAVKRVTDIMSEIAAASVEQSSGIEQVNQAVVNMDEVTQQNAALVEEAAAAAESLEEQAANLAETVAQFKLSQGSASAPARRPALRAVAAAPAPAKLRSVPKSSPKSAPLKPSSPASQDDDWAEF; the protein is encoded by the coding sequence ATGAAAGTACGTGACCAGATTGTGGGCGGTTTCGCGATGGTGATCGCACTGATGGTGCTGAGCATCGCCTTCGGCCTGTGGAAAATGTCGCAGATCCAGGACCGCCTGGATGACATCAATAATGACAAATTCAAGAAAACCATGGCGATCAATACCCTGTTGGACCAGGCGCGGGAGGAGGGGATCGCCTTGAGAAACCTGTTTATCACCGACGACCCGGCCATCAACCAGGAAATGGCGGACCGGTTTCCCACGGTCCGGCAGAAGTTTGACGAGCATGAGACCTTCCTGCGCGAGAACGTGAAAACCCCGCAGGGGAAGGAGTACCTGAGGAAGGTTGCTGACCTCAAGATCCAGATGCGCCGAGCGACGGACGAGGCCCTGCGTCTGGCACTCCAGAACAAGAACGCGGAAGCGATCAATGTATTCTGGAACAAGGTGCGCGCGCCCTCGCGCGAAATGATCAAAGTCCTGGACGAGTTTCTGGAGCAGCAGAGCAGTCTTGTGGATCAGGCTTACGCCGATGCCAGTTCAGCGTACCAGAGCGCCTTCGTCTGGGTAGTTGTGCTCGGGCTCCTGGCGGTGGCGGTGGCGATAGCTTCAGGCCTGCTCATCGCACGCAACATCATGACCAGCCTGGGCTGCGAGCCTTCCGAAGCGGCGGAATACGCTCGCAGGATGGCCGCCGGCGACATCTCAATGAACATTGACACCGTCGGCAAAGATAGCGCCAGCATGGTGGTGGCCGTCAGGGCGCTGATCGATGTGCTGCAGGAATTTGCCCGCGAGCAGAAGCGCATGTGGGATCAGCATGCTGCCGGCATGATCGATGAGGTGATCCCGGCGGACAAGTTTCAAGGCGCCTATCGCCAGATGGCCCAGGATATCAACGATCTGGTCGCTTCCCATATCGCGGTGAAGATGCGGGTGGTGGAAGTGGTCAAGCAATATGCTGAAGGCGATTTCAGCGTGGACATGGATCGCCTGCCTGGAAAGAAGGCACAGATCACCGCCGCGGTGGATGGTGTCAAGGCCAGTCTGCAGGCCATGCATGCCGAAATCATGCGCATGGTGGAAGCGGCCGTGGCGGGACAGCTGTCAAACAGGGCCGACGCCAGCAAATTCAAGCACAGCTTCAAGGAGATGATGGATGGTTTCAACCGCACGCTGGACGCCGTGATCGGGCCCCTTAATATGGCGGCGGAAAATATCGAACGTATTGCCCGCGGCGATATTCCGCCCAAGATCACGGCTTCCTATAACGGTGACTTCAACGCCATCAAGAACAACCTGAACGTGGCCATCGAAAGCATCAATGCCTTGGTGGCCGACGCCCAGATGCTTTCCAGGGCAGGCGTGGAGGGCAAACTGGCCACCCGCGCCGACGCGTCGAAACATCACGGCGACTACCGCAAGATCGTGCAGGGAGTGAACGATACCCTGGATGCCATAGTCGGACCGGTGGAGGAAGTCGTGCGGGTGCTGGGGGCCCTGTCCCACGGTGACCTGACGCAGAAGATCACCGCCAATTACCAAGGCACCTTCGCGCAACTGCGCGACGATGCGAACCGCACGGTGGAACACCTGTCGGCCAGCGTTCAGGCGATCCGCGAGGCGACCGACGCCATCAACACGGCGTCCCAGGAAATCGCAACGGGCAATGCCGATCTCTCCCAACGCACGGAGCAGCAGGCCTCCAGTCTGGAGGAAACCGCATCCAGCATGGAAGAACTGGCATCCACCGTGCGTCAGAACGCCGACAACGCCAAGCAGGCCAACCAGATGGCGGTGGCCGCCTCCGATGTGGCGGTGCGCGGCGGCGACGTGGTGCAGCAGGTGGTGGGCACCATGAGCGCCATCAACGAAAGCTCGCGCAAGATCGTGGACATCATCAGCGTCATCGATGGCATTGCCTTCCAGACCAACATCCTGGCACTCAACGCTGCGGTGGAAGCGGCGCGCGCCGGCGAGCAAGGCCGCGGCTTCGCGGTGGTGGCGGGCGAGGTGCGCAACTTGGCGCAACGCTCGGCGGCGGCGGCCAAGGAGATCAAGATGCTGATTGGCGACTCGGTGGAGAAGGTGGAAGACGGGGCCAATCTGGTCTCGGAAGCCGGCCGCACCATGGACGAGATCGTGTCTGCGGTGAAACGGGTGACCGACATCATGTCCGAAATCGCGGCCGCCTCGGTGGAGCAGAGCAGCGGAATCGAGCAGGTCAACCAGGCGGTGGTGAACATGGACGAGGTGACCCAGCAGAATGCGGCGCTGGTGGAGGAAGCAGCCGCTGCCGCCGAATCCCTGGAAGAGCAGGCTGCCAATCTGGCCGAAACCGTGGCACAGTTCAAACTTTCTCAGGGATCGGCCAGTGCGCCAGCGCGCCGGCCCGCGCTGCGCGCAGTTGCAGCAGCTCCGGCACCCGCCAAGCTCAGGTCTGTTCCGAAATCTTCTCCCAAATCGGCTCCGCTCAAGCCCTCAAGTCCTGCATCGCAGGACGACGATTGGGCCGAGTTCTGA
- a CDS encoding chemotaxis protein CheW, with protein MQETYEKSDQNVHGTEWLTLTLGDEEYGVAILNVQEIRGYETVTKIANAPDFIKGVINLRGEIVPIIDMRIKFGLSNVTYNALTVVIVLNVADRIIGIVVDGVSDVISLNPEQIREAPEMGAALNTEYILGMGTIDDRMIILVDIAKLMSAEDMALFDRAA; from the coding sequence ATGCAAGAAACGTATGAAAAGTCAGACCAGAACGTCCACGGAACCGAGTGGCTGACGCTGACGCTCGGCGACGAGGAGTACGGGGTCGCCATTCTCAACGTTCAGGAGATCCGGGGCTACGAGACTGTCACCAAGATCGCCAACGCGCCGGATTTCATCAAGGGCGTTATCAATCTGCGCGGTGAGATCGTGCCCATCATCGACATGCGCATCAAATTTGGACTCAGCAACGTCACCTACAACGCCTTGACCGTAGTGATCGTTCTGAATGTGGCGGATCGCATCATCGGCATCGTGGTCGACGGCGTTTCCGACGTGATCTCCCTAAATCCGGAACAGATTCGCGAGGCCCCTGAGATGGGAGCGGCTCTGAACACCGAGTACATCCTGGGCATGGGAACCATCGACGATCGCATGATTATCCTGGTGGACATTGCCAAGCTCATGTCCGCCGAAGACATGGCGCTTTTTGACCGCGCCGCCTGA
- a CDS encoding ADP-ribosylglycohydrolase family protein — translation MGLRSKFRGCLLGLAVGDAVGTTLEFRRRGSFTPLTDMVGGGPFGLEAGQWTDDTSMALCLATSLLERGGFDPRDQMERYCRWSQEGYLSSTGTCFDIGATVAAALRRYRQDGDPFAGSADPWAAGNGSLMRLAPVPLFYFPDLNLAEQFAVESSRTTHAAEECLDAARFLARAIGRALAGAGRNEVLLGDAEGFQGCASIVALARGDYRGKAESQVRGSGYVVESLEAALWCFAHSRSFAEAVLKAANLGDDADTTAAICGQLAGAFYGESAIPPAWLEKLAMDQEIRALADRLLAAGPGRAEALLIDTLVSDSPD, via the coding sequence ATGGGGTTGAGGAGCAAGTTCCGCGGGTGCCTGCTGGGTCTCGCGGTCGGGGATGCGGTTGGCACGACCCTTGAGTTTCGCCGCCGCGGCAGTTTTACGCCGCTCACCGACATGGTCGGCGGCGGCCCGTTCGGACTGGAGGCCGGCCAGTGGACGGACGATACGTCCATGGCCTTGTGTCTTGCCACCAGCCTGCTCGAACGCGGCGGATTCGACCCGCGTGACCAGATGGAACGCTATTGCCGCTGGTCGCAAGAGGGCTATTTGAGCAGCACCGGGACCTGCTTTGACATCGGCGCGACAGTGGCGGCAGCGCTGCGTCGCTATCGCCAGGATGGCGATCCCTTTGCCGGCTCGGCAGACCCTTGGGCGGCGGGGAACGGCAGCCTCATGCGGCTGGCGCCGGTGCCGCTATTTTATTTCCCTGACCTGAATTTGGCCGAGCAGTTTGCGGTCGAGAGTTCCAGGACGACCCACGCCGCCGAGGAGTGTCTCGATGCCGCCCGCTTCCTGGCGCGGGCGATCGGCCGGGCGCTGGCCGGCGCCGGCAGGAACGAGGTCTTGCTGGGGGATGCGGAAGGCTTCCAGGGCTGTGCCTCCATTGTCGCGCTGGCCCGGGGGGACTACCGGGGCAAGGCGGAGTCCCAGGTGCGTGGCTCGGGCTATGTGGTGGAGAGCCTGGAAGCCGCCCTATGGTGCTTTGCGCACAGCCGAAGTTTCGCGGAGGCTGTGCTCAAGGCCGCCAACTTGGGCGACGATGCGGATACCACGGCGGCCATCTGCGGGCAACTCGCGGGCGCCTTTTACGGCGAATCGGCGATTCCGCCAGCCTGGCTCGAAAAACTCGCCATGGACCAGGAAATTCGCGCTCTGGCAGACCGCCTGCTGGCGGCCGGCCCTGGCAGGGCCGAAGCCTTGCTGATCGATACCCTCGTTTCCGATAGCCCGGACTGA